From the Gloeocapsa sp. DLM2.Bin57 genome, the window TTCTGATAAGCTTAAATGAACAGCAGCGAAGATAAAACCACTTAATAAGATAGCACTCCAACTGTTGAGATAGCGTGTCAAAGAAGTTAGTAAAAAACCCCTGAACATAATTTCTTCAAAAATGGGAGCAGCGATCGCTGCTGTGCTAAAAAAGATTAATAAAGCGATGGTATTTTGGGATTCTAGTGCGAGTAAAATTAGAGGGTTACTTCCTCCTTGTCCTTGCCATAATTGTTGATTAAGCAGAGATACTAATAAGACTAGGGGAAAAGCGGCGATATAACCTCCAATACCCCAAAGAATCCAATTATCTTGTAAGGAGAAGTTAAACCAATTCTCAGGGAAGGGACGAAAAGGACGAATAGAAAGGTATAGTACTAGTAAACCTGCAAAAGCCATACTCAGGTAAGAAACCAACACATAAACTGCTTTTATTTCGACACTTGCATTAGTGGGGTTTAATCCTGTTAAACTAAATGCAAATGGTAGGATAAATTGACCAACGAAGAAAAAGCCAACGATTAAAACTTGCCAAATAGTTTCTCCTCCCCAGGGGACTGACCATCTGTAGCCTTGTTGTTGGCTAAGTAAAGCTTCTTTACCTTGTTGTAACCACTGAATCAGTAATAAAACCAATAACAGGATACCGCTAATTACTCCTAAAAACGGGGTTAAAGCGATTAAACCGAGTTTAATTAGGGCTATCTTGGCGGCTTCTTGTTCTGTCGCTGCTAAACTAGCTATAGCTGTTTCATTGCCTGTTTGTTGATAAAGTTTAGTCAGAGTTATATATTCAAACCAACCTGACAACTCTGCTTGGACTTTTTGAGCGTCTGTATCCGTTGCTACATAATCGCTATTTTCTTGCCATAAATCAGTGAGAATTGTCGCTATTTCATTATTGCTTAAACTTGACCAAGTGGCGATCGCTGTTTCTGTGTCTCCCTGATAAGCTTCGAGGATACCTAATTTTAATTTTAATTCTTGATCAAGACTATCTAACTGACTAAGAACTTGTTGTAATTGTACTTGATTTTGGTTATTTTCTTGTCCTTTAAGTATTTGAGAGTTTTGTTGAGTTTCTTCTAGTGCTTTTTGGTATTGTTGTTGTACTGTCCCATAGATATTATCTCCTAATAAAGAATCCCGAGTTTTAGCAATACTACTATCAGTTTGATAACTAGAAGCTTGTAAAATCAATTCACTTTGGTAAACTTGTAAACGATTTTGTACTTGAGGTTGATTTAGACTACTGAATAAAGCATCTATCAAATTGATTGCTACTAAAATAGTAATAACTATCAGAAAAATACGTTTAATCATTTATTGCTACCCAGGGTAAACGTCTATATTTAAAATAAAAGCCTATTATCATTAATAAAATAATCAGTAAACTACCAATTCCTAAAACACTTGGTATCCAGAAAACGACTTCTATTTCATTAATTTTACCTGGTTGTAGATGCCAAAGTAAGGTTTTTCCTTGGCTAATTTCTGGTTCAACATTGGTGATTTTGTTAATATTTTTAGCCCCAAAGGGAGTTTTTAGGCTAAAATTCAAATTAAGTAAAGTTTCTGGACTAACGATGAGATTACCTTCTTGAGAAAATACTCCTAGAGAAGTTAAATCTACTAATAACTTTAATTTTTCTCTTTGCAGTAATAAGAAATTACTTTCTTCCAAAGAGATATCGGTATTCATTAGCAATAAACTATCATAATCATTAGTAGCTAATTTAGGTGTGAAAAATTGGGAAAACTTACTAACTAAATCCTTACCATTATTAAAAGGTATGGTTATAACTATTTCTTGTGGAGATATTTTTTTAGTTTGACCATGTAGTTGTCTGACTTTATTATTAATACTACGTAGTAATTCTTCAGTTTCTCTCTGATTGATGGTAGTTAATTGTTTACTCAGGGTAATATTTTGGACTATTTTACCCTGGTGTTGCGTCTTAAAATCAAGACTTAGGTCATATTCTACACAACCAGTTAGCAAAAATAAGCAAATTGCAGCTAAAATTAATCCTGCTTGTCTCATTAGTAATTATACTCGCTAAAAATGGCAATTGCACAATATTCAGATCATACCATGGTATTAGCCCTAAAAATTCTTTACCCAAACTTTAGCGATATGATCCCAAGTTTCCTGACTAACATTATCTTGAAACTCTTGTCTGAGAGAAGCTAAAAGAGTGGGATTTTGGAGAAGTTCAACGATCGAATTAGCAATAGCTACTTGTGTTTCTTTACTTTTGGGGTTTCCAGGTACTTTTAGACAATAATTTTTTTCTTTAAATACTGCATAATCAGTAGTCACAGGTACACAACCTACCATAGCAGATTCTCTAACAGAAACACAGTCAATCTCTTCGTAGGTACAAGCATAATAATGAATACTAGCAGAAGATTTAGCCAGAATCAACTCATCTTGTCCCACCTTACCATGTTCAAAGATACCAGGTTGCTGCAGCAATTTTAAGAGATTTTCCCGCCATAATCGTTGATCCTCGCTTAATTCAGCCCTAACAAAACCATAGTAAATATGTAACTCAGCTTCAGGGATAGCTTGTTTAATAATCGACCAACCATAGGTTAACATAGAATCTAAACCCCGATAATATCTAGAGGCGTAAATCAATTTATAGGGGTTTTTAGGCTGATTAGCGAGTTTACTAATATTAGCATCAACTCCATTAGTTACTATAACAAATTTCTTATCATTAATAAAAGGCATTAAACCTCGTTGATATTGAGATTTAGCGAAAATCAAGTCAAACTTAGTTATTTTTTGGGGAGGAAAAGTAGTAGGATTACCTAAAACATCTTGCCATTCTAGACAAATTTTCTTAGCTTTAAAATTATTAGGTAATAAATAAGGATGTTGAAAGATAATTAAAATATTAAAATGATCATAGGGATTAAAATAACAATAATCCACATAATTAACGCCATCATAGCTACCGGCTTTCCCGTCACAAGTACTATAAACAGTGACTTGATAGCCCAATTTTGCCCATTCTTGAGATAATTTAATCACCGCGGTATAACTACCACTAGCCCCTGTTTTCAAGCTATCGGGTATAAGAGGTTCTTTTCTGCTACCCACATAGAATACTATCGAGTTTTCCGACCATTTTTTAGCTTTGAGTTTACGAATAAATTCTACAACTTGGGGAAAATAACGGTTTAAAAAGTTTCTCATAAAGAGTAGTAGGGACGTACTGACGCCCCTCTAGTATAAACTTAATGATGATGATGATGGTGAGTAGCTTTAACTTGAGTTAATTCAGGGTTGACTGTTAAAGAAGTCTCAGAGAGTAAAGCTTCGATTTGAGAATCAGCCCAAGCTGCAGCCATTTGAAGGAATTGGGGATGATCATTAACACAGGACATTTGGACAAAGGTTACATCAGCATAGCGGTGTTGCAAGTGATGGATAATATGTTCAACGTCTAACAGTGTTTCGTGATTTTCCGTAGCAAAACCGATAGGCATCATGATAATCCCTTTTGCACCTAATTCTATCAGGTTTTTAGCGGCTAATTCGGCGTTAGGTTGAGTCCATTCAATTAAGGGGGTGTCATGATTTAGCCAACCAACGGAAATCAAAGGATATTTATAGATTAATTCTTCCCTAACTAATTCGTATAAAGCTTGACTTTCATCGATTCCGGAAGTAAAACCCTTAGCTTTATGGGGACAACCGTGATTCATTAAGACTATACCAATCTGAGAGGGAAAATGACTGTTAGCTAATTCTGTGGAGATTTTCTCTTCTACGAGGTTAGCTAAAAGTTTGACATAGTCTGTTTTGTTATAAAATGAGGGTAAATAGCGAATTCCCGTTAACCAATGGGAGTTACCTTCTTCTAGCTTAGTTAAGGCTTCGTTAACTTGTTCTACCGCGATACCGCTAGTAAAGATAGAATCTACGACTAAGAGGGGGTAAATTAATAGTTTAGTGAATCCTTGGGCTTTGATGTCTGTAAGTACTTGTTCTGGTAAAAAAGGTGCACAGAAATTAAAGGCTTTAAACACTTGGACGCGATCGCCCCATTTGGCTTGTAAAGCATCTGCAATACCCTGTCTTTGGGCTTCAAAAATTTTGTTATGGGGGGAGATAAAGTTACCATGTTGATGTCCCCACTCATGTAAGTCAAACATAGCTAAGAGTTTAGCTAAAGGAGGGTAAATCCAATGAGGGACCGGGGCAAATTTAGCCGTTAGTAGATTTAAAGCTTGTTCATTATAGTTAGCGAAGTCTTCGTATTTTTCTACTTCACCATATCCCATTAATAACACTGCGACGCGATCGCCTGATGAGGGATTAGTCTGAACTTCCAGGGTATCTTCTAAAGAGGATGCAACCATGATGACTCCTAGTTAACTAAGTTTTCTTTATCTTAGCATCCCCTAGGGGGGGATATCACAGAGGTAGGTTTTTTACCAAGAGCTTGTAGTAAGAATGAGACAAGGTGGACAAGGTGGGGATATTTTCAGTTTTTGCTTAACCAATTAACCAGTTTTCAGGATGATTAATTATTTTGACCAATCCGCTTAAAATTTTAGCCAGACTTAGGGATGATTTTTGATCTACTCTTTAAGAACCTTGTTAATCAAGGAATAATAATTTTTTGCTCCTGCTTTACTTTTAAACCAATTAATGATTTCCACTTCGATTGCAGAGTTCTTCAGATTAAATGGATTTCTAATGAATTTAGTATTTGCTAAAAACTCTTCATCAAGTTCTGGTATATCAGAGTAATCAATGTCTTCATCTGGCATTTCAGCTAAAGCCTTGAGTCTTTCTTCATCAGACATATTTAAGAAATCTCTCTTATTCATATACTTTTTTCTCTCTTTTATTTGCTCTTCTTGCGGAGATAATAGCTGTTAGGTGGAACGGTTTTATTCCGAATGCGCGAATTAAGAATTCAATAATAATTGACCTCCAGGAATAGTATTGACAAAGGTTAGTAAATCCATGATCTGATTTTGATTAATTAACTTAGCACTTATCATGCTACTATTATCTATTTTAGCAATTACGGCTATTTGTCCTACTTCTATAGAAGTTAAGGGTATCCCTATGGTGTTTCTTTTCTCCAAAAGTAGAGTAATTCCTGCATCATAATCATTGAAAAAATAGGTTTTTTTACTAACAAAATCAGGATAACTCACAGCACAGATATATATTTCTGTAAACTCTTCTAACTTACTGACTCCGAGGATTTCTTCGGGATAAGTACTCCTCATACCCCGATGACTATTGAGTTTAATATAGGGAAACTGTTTTAAACTACCCTTTATCCCACCTAGGTAATCTTCAGGAAAGATACCACCTTCTCTACCGTCTTTCGTTTTATAAAAAGCCATTAAATCTAAATCGACTTTAGCTGTCCAAGTTAAGGTAACTAGGAAGCGATTAACAGTAATATAAACCTCATCACCTTTTTTCTTGAGGATTGTTTTTGCTTTGAGATCTACCATGATTTAATTGTCTTAGGAGTATAACAAGCATTATAAATGGAAAAGTTATCTTTACCGGTTATGGGTTGCGGTACATGGGCTTGGGGAAATCGTCTGTTATGGGGATATGACCCGAGTATGGATTTAGAATTACAAGAGGTGTTTAATCTCTGTGTACAGAATCAGGTTACTCTCTTTGATACGGGGGATTCCTATGGTACAGGAAAACTTCAGGGGAGAAGTGAGATATTGTTGGGGAAATTTGCTCAGCAATCTTCCGCTGATGTCTGTCTAGCCACTAAATTAGCGCCCTATCCTTGGCGATTAACCCGTCAATCGATGTTAAAGGCGGCTACAGCTTCAGCTAATCGCTTAGGAAGAAAGATTGATTTAGTACAAATGCACTGGTCAACCGCTAATTACGCCCCTTGGCAAGAGTGGAATTTACTAGATGGCTTAGCTGAGTTGTCAGAACAAGGTTTAGTTAGAGGGATTGGCTTATCTAATTATGGACCAAAAAGACTCAAAAAAGTTTATCAGAGATTCCAAGATAGGGGAATAGCGATCGCCACTTTACAGGTGCAGTATTCCTTACTTTCTACTTATCCTGTCACGGAATTAGGACTTAAGGAAGTTTGTGACGAACTAGGTATTCAACTCATCGCCTATAGTCCGTTAGCTTTAGGGTTACTTACGGGTAAATATAGCAGTAATAGTGAATTACCTTCAGGACTTAGGGGTTGGTTATTTAAACAGGTTTTACCAGGAATGACTCAATTAAGTGGTTGTTTAGAGGAAATAGCCCAAAATCGCCAGAAAACACCAGCCCAGATTGCCCTCAATTGGTGTATTGCTAAAGGAACTATCCCTATTCCTGGTGCTAAAAATAAAACCCAAGCCCAGGAAAATATTGGGGCGAGGGGGTGGTTATTATCTCCTGCTGAAGTAGAGGAATTAGATCAAGCAGCGTTTAAGGTTAAAAAGAAAATGGTACAAAACATCTTCCAAACTAAGTAATCAACCTGTATTACGCATACCAGCGGCGATCCCATTGATAGTCAATAGTGCACCTCTGAGTAATTCGTCTTTGGAATAACGGAAGTGAACTAAACTCGATTGTTCCTGATTGGTATATTGACGTAACCGTTTTAACAGAGATACTTGGAGGAAACCTAGGGGAACAATCGTACCATTACGTAGTTTAACAGAACGCTGCAAGTCTAAATCTCCATCGAGTAAGCGATTATGTCCTGTTATTTGCAAGACGATCGCGCAACTGCGATAATATTCTTCAGCAATTTGGGCAAAAACCCGCTGAAAGCGTGGTTGATCTTCAGGAGTAGATAACTCTGAGACAAAATGAGCAGCCATGGCTAAATCTACCTTAGATAAAGTCATCTCCACCTTAGAGATTACCATCTGGAAAAATGGCCATTTTAGGTAAAAGTAGCGCAATAACTTGAGATTTTCTTCGGGTTCTTCTTGGATAAACTCGGTTAAAGCTGTTCCTACTCCATACCAAGCGGGTAAGAGAAAACGACTTTGTGTCCAACTAAACACCCAGGGAATTGCTCTGAGACTACTTAAATCTTTTTTCCCTGATTGTTGACGTCGCGCGGGACGTGAACTTATCTGTAACTGACTGATTTCTTGAATTGGTGTTACTGTCAGGAAGAAATCGATAAAGTCGGGATCTTCATAGATGAGTTTGCGATAAGCAACCCGAGAGGAGTTAGCTAACTCTTCCATAATCTCGTTCCAGGGTTTAATATCGTCAAATCCACAACCGAGTAAACTAGCTTGAATCACCGCGCTAGCTACGGTTTCTAGGTTATAGAGAGCTAATTCTGGTAGAGAGTATTTAGAGGCTAACACTTCTCCTTGTTCGGTTATTTTGATTCTACCATTGATGGTGGAGGTTGGTTGCGCCATAATCGCTGAATAAGCAGGTCCACCACCACGTCCTACGGAACCACCACGGCCATGAAACAAGCGTAATTTGACCCCGTATTCTCCCGCTACTTTTTGTAGGGCTTTTTGGGCTTTATGAATCTCCCAGTTACTGCTGAGGAAGCCTGAGTCTTTGTTACTATCGGAGTAACCTAACATCACTTCTTGTAAGTTAAGGGGTTGTAAACCTTCCCCTAGATATCGACGATATAACCCTAGGGAGAATAAGGTATTCATGACCGATGGTGCGTGTAGTAAGTCATCTACCGTTTCAAATAAAGGAACTATTCTTAAGTTTCCTGTACAGGTAGCGGGATCGTAGATACCTACTTCTTTAGCAAAGAGTAAGACTTCGAGAATGTCACTAACATCATGACTCATACTGATGATATAAGTCTGACAGATATCTATGCTAAACTCTTGCTGTAATTTCTTGAGGATCTCAAAAGTCTCGATCGTTTCCCTGGTTTTATCAGAAAATGGCATTTCTCGGGGAATTAGAGGACGACGACTCTGTAACTCTGAGATTAGCCATTCTGTGCGTTCATTCTCGTTTAATTCGTTGTATGGTTTGGGAAGAATTTGTAAATATTCGGCGATTTCGGCGATCGCGTCTGAATGACGGGTTGATTCTTGACGGAAATCTAATTCTGTGAGATGAAACCCATATATTTCTACTTGACCGATTAAACTATCTAAATCCGCACAGTTAATCCCTGTATTTTCTAGGTTATGTTGAATTAGTCGTAATTCCTCTAAGAATTCTTGACTGGTTGAATAGATTTCTGTTGATTCTAGACTAGTTAGTTTTTCCCATTCCTCTAAATTAGCTAGGCGATCGTTTCTTCTAGCTGTATTTTGCAGTCTTTGATGAATATAAGCTAGTTTTAGTCTATAGGGTTCTTGACGGTAGCGAATTGCTAAGCTATCGTATATCTCTGGCATTTTGAGCCGATCTTTTTCCAGAGAGTCTAGTAAGTCTGGTAAAACATTCGTCCAGTGTAAGGAGAGACTAAGAATCTCATCTAGTTTTTGCAGGGCTACAATATATTTTTTTAAGACTAGATTTCTTTGATAACAAGCTGTTTTCCAGGTAATGTCTGGTGTAACAAATGGATTACCATCGCGATCGCCTCCTACCCATGAGCCAAACCGACAAAAATTATTTTGTGCTGGTGATAAATTGGGGAAAGAGTCTTTAATTGCTTGTGTGAGTCGTTTAGACAGTTCGGGAATTACTTCAAACAATACCTCTTCAAAGTAGTGCAGCGCGTAATCAACCTCATCTAGTACTGTTGGTTTAAACTGATGTAGCTCATCTGTTCGCCACCATAAGCGAATCTCTTCGGTTAATTCTGCTTTCGCGCTTTCTGTTTCCCAAGACTCGGTTAATCCTATCCCTTGTAATGCTTCTTCTGCTTGATCTAGTTTCTTGAGTATTTTGGCGATGCGACGTTGTTTTTTCCGAATAGTTTGACGTACTATCTCTGTGGGGTGTGCTGTAAATACTAATCTAATATCTAACTCTTGTAAAAGTTGTTGGACTTTTTGTGGGGGAACGTTTAGTCTTTTCAGATAGGGAAATAATCGATAAAAACTACCTGTTTTTGCTGACTTTAACAGATTTTCGCTAAATAGACTTTTTTCTAACAGATTAGAGCCCATGGATGGCAATTTATTGCCTTCACTATCTAGCTCTGTTTTACCATTAACTAGTTGATTACTTTGGTGTAAAGTTTGTCTAACTAGTTGTTGATCTCTTTGTTCGTAATGTTGCTCAACGATATTAATTAATTGAAAATATAACGCAAAAGCTCTAGACGCGCGTAAAGCTTCGTTTAGCTCTAATTTTTCGATTAATTCGTGAACTGAGGAATGAGTTATCTCTGTGGTTTTTCCTTCTGGTGAACACATCGAGCGTAGTTGTTTGAGTAAATCAACTAATTTCTGTCCACATTCTGATTTTAATACTGATTCCCATAGATCTTCTACTAGTTTGAGCCTATGGTGTAAAAAAAGCTCCGAACTAGAGATGACATTTAAGTCTGAGGATGAGGATTGAATCACTGAACTCATAGTTTTATTTATCTAGTTAATTTTTTACTTCAGGTTCAAGTATTGGTAAGCGTTCCCCTCTAAATACTTCTTCTGAAGCTTTACCAACTTCTTGCAAGGATTTGCTTAGGTTATCCACCCCAATTATTGTTAATATAAATGGACCTGTTAGAATACTCAACAATATGTCTGCTAAGTTATCTTGAGATTTATTTTCGTCTAACATTTTATTATCTCCTATTTTGGTATTCTTGTTGTCAAGATACTCTGACTTTAGCTTAGTTCCTCTGCAGTAGTTTCTGCTTCTGTACTATCAGATTCTGGCTCTGTTTGTACAGTTTTAACACGTTTAATGGGTAAATTAGCGATTAAAGAGGTCATCCGTTGATCATTTTCTAGGGAAAATTCCATCTCTTCTAAGTCAAGTTCCACGTAACGGGCTACTACAGCAATAATTTCTTGACGCATGGATTCAAGTAGTTCGGGAGTTAAATCAGCGCGATCGTGCGCAATGACTAACTTGAGACGACGTTTAGCTTCGGTGCGACTACTAGTAGGCATTTTTACGGGAAAGAATTTCTCGATGATTTCATTAACTACTTTCACTTTTACTTAACTTAGTTTAATATAAATAATTTTTAAGTCACACTCATAGTATCCTAATTTTAGGTTCTCATCAAGCTAAGGCTTTACTGCTAAATTTAACTATGTCTTAAACTAAATCTGCTAAAATTTCAGTATTTTCTACAGCAAAAAGAAAACAATGAGTAATCAATATACAGAAACAGAACTTAAAACCATCGCTAACGCTCCCATGATGGTGGGAATGGCAATATCTATGGTAGATTTGGGGATTATCTCTACGGCGATCGAAGCTGCTGCTATGTCTAAACAGTTCGTTACCGCTGCCAAAAAATACCCCAATAACTCCATTATTCAAGCAGTTTTTAGCGAAGAAAATTTTAAATCAGGTGTAATTAAACCTGAAAAACCCCAAATTTCCCCCGAAGAAGTTAAATCAGGTGCTTTGTTGGATAAGGCGATCGCCGCTACTACTGAGGCTATTACTGTCTTAGATGGTAAAGCTACTCCCGAGGAAATCACCGAGTATAAACAGTTTATTTATAGTTGTGCTGATGCTGTAGCTGAAGCGGCCGGGACTGGTTTATTTGGGAGTGGATCTCCTAAAGTTAGTCCTGATGAAGCTGTGGCTTTATCTCGTTTGAAAACTTTTCTAGGTTTAGAATAATTGGTGATTATCGGGTTTGATCCAGGTAGGGATAAATGTGGTTTAGCGGTGATGAATACTGAAGGGGATTTACTCTACCATCAAGTGTTAGAATCAACAGAAGCGATCACCACGGTTATCTCTTTAGTTGAACAATTCAAGGCTGATATTCTGGTAATCGGAAATCAAACTACCTCCAAAAGTTGGCAAAAACAACTCAAGGAGGTTTTACCCTCTATACCTATAGTAGAAGTGAATGAAAGAAATTCTACCCTAGAAGCGCGCGATCGCTATTGGATGATGTATCCACCTCAAGGTTTAACGCGGTTACTCCCTGCGGGAATGCGGTTACCCCCAAGGGCGATCGATGATATTGTCGCTATTTTGTTGATAGAAAGATATTTAAAATCTACTTTTTAAGGTAAACTGGTAATCACTACCAGGCTCTAATTGATAGTCATAACGTTCTAAAAAACGCCCCAAAGGCTCTTGAATTAAGGCACGACCTAGAGAAGGTTGTACAGATAACTTACCTTGACGAAAATACCATTTAAACGCCCATTGATAGGAAGCTGCGCTCACTTCTCCTTCTAGTTGACCTCGTTGCCAACATTGTTTAATAATTTTTACGTAAGCAGTGGTTTCCTTTGACATCAAACTAATCCATCTTGCTTTTGTTAGAATAACATAAGTATTCCCTAGTATTCTATAAGAAATTTCTCAAGATGACCCAGACTTTTAATAATTGGGATTCAGTAGAGTTAGATAAAATTTTACGCAGTTTTGAAGCGATTCAAGGAGACTTAAATTATCAACAGGCTCAAAGTGCTCTACATTCTTTGGTAGGTAATTTAGATCTAACTTCCCAAGAAAAAATTGGTTTAGAAAGAGAAATAGATGATTTAAGCGCATTATTAGCTAAATTAGAGGAATCAGTAGTACAAATTGCTGCTTTTGGCATGGTTGGTAGGGGCAAGTCTTCCTTACTCAATGCGTTGTTAGGAGAGCAAATTTTTGCCACAGGTCCTTTACACGGAGTAACACGAGTAGCCCAGTCTAGAGATTGGGTATTAACACAGGAAAATTTAACCGAAAGTGACCAAGAAATTCAAAAATTAACCATACCAGGTTTAGGTAATTCACGTTTAGAATTAGTTGATACTCCCGGAATCGATGAGGTTGACGGAGAAACCAGAGAAGCGTTAGCTAGGGATATAGCCAAAAAAGCTGACTTGATTCTCATGATTATCGCGGGAGATTTAACTAAGGTAGAATATAACGCACTCTGTGAGTTACGAGAATTTGGTAAACCGATTATTTTGGTATTTAATAAGATAGATCAATACCCCGAAGCTGACGTTAAACTTATCTATGGCAAAATTCGTGATGAGAGAGTTAGAGAGTTACTTTCTCCTGATGAAATCGTTAAAGTAGCTGCTTCACCTTTAGTTGTAGAAGGAGTAGTAGATAATCAGGGTAGGTTAAAAATGCAGCGTCATCATGGTGTTCCCCAAATCGAAGAATTAAGGTTAAAAATCCTGGAAATTCTCGACAGAGAAGGTAAATCCCTAGTAGCTCTCAATACTATGTTAGCAGCAGATCAAGTCAATGAGAAAATTGTGGAGCGTAAATTATTGATTAGGGAACGAGCAGCTAATGAGTTAATCTGGAAAGGAGTGATGACTAAAGCAGTGGCGATCGCTCTTAATCCCGTCACGGTTTTTGATTTATTTACAGGAGGAGTCATTGACGTGGTGATGATTCTGGGTTTATCCCGTCTCTATGGTTTCCCCATGACTCATACCGCAGCTTTAGGATTGTTACAAAAAATAGCCATTAGTTTAGGGGGAATTAGCGCGAGTGAGATTGTCGCTTCTTTTGGGTTAAGCTCTCTCAAAGGTTTACTAGGGTTAACCATACCCGCTACTGGAGGGGTTTCTCTGGCACCTTATCTCTCTGTAGCTCTGACTCAAGGTTCTGTAGCTGGCTTGTCTTCTTATGCTATAGCTCAAGTAACCAAGACTTATTTAGTCAATGGTGCTTCTTGGGGGCCTGATGGTCCTAAATCTGTGGTACAAGATATCCTCAACTCTCTGGATGAAGACTCTATTCTCAGTCGTATTAAAGCTGAATTGCGGGCTAAATTAGGCAAAAAATATCCAAGAGAGGGAAGAGGGAAGAGGGAATAGAGGGGAAATGAAGAATGAAGAATGAGAATTAACTATTAATTCCCCCATTCGGAATAACTCCTAACCCTGAACTCTTTTATTTCTCAACCAATTTTCTAAATCTTGCTGACTAGTAAAATCGATTAAATCTTCGGCTAATGTTTCTAAAGAGTCTAAATTGAGTTGGGAAATTGTTGTCATTAAATCAGGGTTAATAT encodes:
- a CDS encoding aldo/keto reductase is translated as MEKLSLPVMGCGTWAWGNRLLWGYDPSMDLELQEVFNLCVQNQVTLFDTGDSYGTGKLQGRSEILLGKFAQQSSADVCLATKLAPYPWRLTRQSMLKAATASANRLGRKIDLVQMHWSTANYAPWQEWNLLDGLAELSEQGLVRGIGLSNYGPKRLKKVYQRFQDRGIAIATLQVQYSLLSTYPVTELGLKEVCDELGIQLIAYSPLALGLLTGKYSSNSELPSGLRGWLFKQVLPGMTQLSGCLEEIAQNRQKTPAQIALNWCIAKGTIPIPGAKNKTQAQENIGARGWLLSPAEVEELDQAAFKVKKKMVQNIFQTK
- a CDS encoding ferrochelatase — translated: MVASSLEDTLEVQTNPSSGDRVAVLLMGYGEVEKYEDFANYNEQALNLLTAKFAPVPHWIYPPLAKLLAMFDLHEWGHQHGNFISPHNKIFEAQRQGIADALQAKWGDRVQVFKAFNFCAPFLPEQVLTDIKAQGFTKLLIYPLLVVDSIFTSGIAVEQVNEALTKLEEGNSHWLTGIRYLPSFYNKTDYVKLLANLVEEKISTELANSHFPSQIGIVLMNHGCPHKAKGFTSGIDESQALYELVREELIYKYPLISVGWLNHDTPLIEWTQPNAELAAKNLIELGAKGIIMMPIGFATENHETLLDVEHIIHHLQHRYADVTFVQMSCVNDHPQFLQMAAAWADSQIEALLSETSLTVNPELTQVKATHHHHHH
- a CDS encoding stress response protein, producing MVDLKAKTILKKKGDEVYITVNRFLVTLTWTAKVDLDLMAFYKTKDGREGGIFPEDYLGGIKGSLKQFPYIKLNSHRGMRSTYPEEILGVSKLEEFTEIYICAVSYPDFVSKKTYFFNDYDAGITLLLEKRNTIGIPLTSIEVGQIAVIAKIDNSSMISAKLINQNQIMDLLTFVNTIPGGQLLLNS
- a CDS encoding glycosyltransferase family 1 protein, which gives rise to MRNFLNRYFPQVVEFIRKLKAKKWSENSIVFYVGSRKEPLIPDSLKTGASGSYTAVIKLSQEWAKLGYQVTVYSTCDGKAGSYDGVNYVDYCYFNPYDHFNILIIFQHPYLLPNNFKAKKICLEWQDVLGNPTTFPPQKITKFDLIFAKSQYQRGLMPFINDKKFVIVTNGVDANISKLANQPKNPYKLIYASRYYRGLDSMLTYGWSIIKQAIPEAELHIYYGFVRAELSEDQRLWRENLLKLLQQPGIFEHGKVGQDELILAKSSASIHYYACTYEEIDCVSVRESAMVGCVPVTTDYAVFKEKNYCLKVPGNPKSKETQVAIANSIVELLQNPTLLASLRQEFQDNVSQETWDHIAKVWVKNF
- a CDS encoding CPBP family intramembrane metalloprotease — its product is MIKRIFLIVITILVAINLIDALFSSLNQPQVQNRLQVYQSELILQASSYQTDSSIAKTRDSLLGDNIYGTVQQQYQKALEETQQNSQILKGQENNQNQVQLQQVLSQLDSLDQELKLKLGILEAYQGDTETAIATWSSLSNNEIATILTDLWQENSDYVATDTDAQKVQAELSGWFEYITLTKLYQQTGNETAIASLAATEQEAAKIALIKLGLIALTPFLGVISGILLLVLLLIQWLQQGKEALLSQQQGYRWSVPWGGETIWQVLIVGFFFVGQFILPFAFSLTGLNPTNASVEIKAVYVLVSYLSMAFAGLLVLYLSIRPFRPFPENWFNFSLQDNWILWGIGGYIAAFPLVLLVSLLNQQLWQGQGGSNPLILLALESQNTIALLIFFSTAAIAAPIFEEIMFRGFLLTSLTRYLNSWSAILLSGFIFAAVHLSLSEVLPLTVLGIVLGFVYTRSRNLLSSILLHALWNSGTLLSLYILGS
- a CDS encoding DUF3153 domain-containing protein, which translates into the protein MRQAGLILAAICLFLLTGCVEYDLSLDFKTQHQGKIVQNITLSKQLTTINQRETEELLRSINNKVRQLHGQTKKISPQEIVITIPFNNGKDLVSKFSQFFTPKLATNDYDSLLLMNTDISLEESNFLLLQREKLKLLVDLTSLGVFSQEGNLIVSPETLLNLNFSLKTPFGAKNINKITNVEPEISQGKTLLWHLQPGKINEIEVVFWIPSVLGIGSLLIILLMIIGFYFKYRRLPWVAIND